A region of Gracilinanus agilis isolate LMUSP501 chromosome 3, AgileGrace, whole genome shotgun sequence DNA encodes the following proteins:
- the HDAC8 gene encoding histone deacetylase 8 isoform X1 yields the protein MQEAEEPAPPPRQPPLPPVYIYSPEYVRTCDSLAKVPKRASMVHSLIEAYELLKEMRVVKPKVASMEEMASFHTDAYLQHLQKVSEEGDDEHPDSVEFGLGYDCPSTEGIFDYAAAVGGGTITAAQCLIDGTCNIAINWAGGWHHAKKDEASGFCYLNDAVLGILHLRRKFDRILYVDLDLHHGDGVEDAFSFTSKVMTVSLHKFSPGFFPGTGDVSDVGLGKGRYYSVNVPIQDGIRDEKYYQICRSVLKEVYAAFNPKAVVLQLGADTIAGDPMCSFNMTPVGLGKCLKYILQWQLATLILGGGGYNLANTARCWTYLTGVILGRTLSSEIPDHEFFTSYGPDYVLEITPSCRPDRNELHQIQHILNRITGNLKHVV from the coding sequence ATGCAGGAGGCAGAGGAGCCCGCGCCCCCTCCGCGGCAGCCGCCTCTGCCCCCAGTCTACATCTACAGCCCCGAGTATGTCCGCACTTGTGATTCGCTGGCCAAGGTGCCTAAGCGGGCCAGCATGGTGCATTCCCTGATCGAAGCCTATGAGCTGCTGAAGGAAATGAGGGTAGTGAAGCCCAAAGTGGCCTCCATGGAGGAGATGGCCAGCTTCCACACGGACGCCTATCTGCAGCATCTCCAGAAGGTCAGTGAGGAAGGGGATGACGAGCACCCCGACTCCGTGGAATTCGGCCTGGGCTATGACTGCCCCAGCACGGAGGGCATATTTGATTATGCGGCCGCTGTGGGGGGCGGCACCATCACCGCGGCCCAGTGCTTAATTGACGGAACGTGCAATATAGCCATTAACTGGGCCGGAGGCTGGCACCATGCCAAGAAGGATGAAGCTTCAGGCTTCTGTTACCTCAATGACGCCGTTCTAGGGATTTTGCATTTGAGGAGGAAGTTTGACCGCATTCTGTACGTGGACTTGGACCTCCACCACGGAGATGGCGTCGAAGACGCTTTCAGTTTCACTTCCAAAGTCATGACTGTGTCTCTGCACAAATTCTCTCCGGGTTTTTTTCCGGGAACTGGAGATGTGTCTGACGTGGGCCTCGGAAAGGGGCGGTATTACAGCGTCAACGTGCCCATTCAGGATGGCATACGGGATGAAAAGTATTATCAGATCTGTAGAAGTGTCCTCAAGGAAGTTTATGCAGCCTTCAACCCCAAAGCAGTGGTTCTGCAGTTAGGAGCCGATACCATTGCTGGGGACCCGATGTGTTCATTTAACATGACTCCAGTGGGACTCGGGAAGTGTCTTAAgtacatcctccagtggcagcTGGCCACCCTGATCCTGGGAGGAGGAGGTTACAACCTTGCCAACACAGCCCGATGCTGGACATACTTGACTGGGGTCATCCTGGGGAGAACACTGTCTTCTGAGATCCCAGATCATGAATTTTTCACTTCATATGGCCCAGATTATGTGTTGGAAATCACCCCCAGCTGCCGGCCTGACCGCAATGAGCTGCACCAAATCCAGCACATCCTGAATCGAATTACAGGGAACCTGAAGCATGTGGTTTAG
- the HDAC8 gene encoding histone deacetylase 8 isoform X2, which translates to MQEAEEPAPPPRQPPLPPVYIYSPEYVRTCDSLAKVPKRASMVHSLIEAYELLKEMRDEASGFCYLNDAVLGILHLRRKFDRILYVDLDLHHGDGVEDAFSFTSKVMTVSLHKFSPGFFPGTGDVSDVGLGKGRYYSVNVPIQDGIRDEKYYQICRSVLKEVYAAFNPKAVVLQLGADTIAGDPMCSFNMTPVGLGKCLKYILQWQLATLILGGGGYNLANTARCWTYLTGVILGRTLSSEIPDHEFFTSYGPDYVLEITPSCRPDRNELHQIQHILNRITGNLKHVV; encoded by the exons ATGCAGGAGGCAGAGGAGCCCGCGCCCCCTCCGCGGCAGCCGCCTCTGCCCCCAGTCTACATCTACAGCCCCGAGTATGTCCGCACTTGTGATTCGCTGGCCAAGGTGCCTAAGCGGGCCAGCATGGTGCATTCCCTGATCGAAGCCTATGAGCTGCTGAAGGAAATGAGG GATGAAGCTTCAGGCTTCTGTTACCTCAATGACGCCGTTCTAGGGATTTTGCATTTGAGGAGGAAGTTTGACCGCATTCTGTACGTGGACTTGGACCTCCACCACGGAGATGGCGTCGAAGACGCTTTCAGTTTCACTTCCAAAGTCATGACTGTGTCTCTGCACAAATTCTCTCCGGGTTTTTTTCCGGGAACTGGAGATGTGTCTGACGTGGGCCTCGGAAAGGGGCGGTATTACAGCGTCAACGTGCCCATTCAGGATGGCATACGGGATGAAAAGTATTATCAGATCTGTAGAAGTGTCCTCAAGGAAGTTTATGCAGCCTTCAACCCCAAAGCAGTGGTTCTGCAGTTAGGAGCCGATACCATTGCTGGGGACCCGATGTGTTCATTTAACATGACTCCAGTGGGACTCGGGAAGTGTCTTAAgtacatcctccagtggcagcTGGCCACCCTGATCCTGGGAGGAGGAGGTTACAACCTTGCCAACACAGCCCGATGCTGGACATACTTGACTGGGGTCATCCTGGGGAGAACACTGTCTTCTGAGATCCCAGATCATGAATTTTTCACTTCATATGGCCCAGATTATGTGTTGGAAATCACCCCCAGCTGCCGGCCTGACCGCAATGAGCTGCACCAAATCCAGCACATCCTGAATCGAATTACAGGGAACCTGAAGCATGTGGTTTAG